The Coriobacteriia bacterium DNA window ATAGTACCTGCGCCTGCGCCTACGGTAAAGCGGGTGGGGCGGCAGCCGTTGTGCCGGGCGGCGGCGTGCGGCGAAGTCTCGGCGCAAGAAACGCCACGAGCACCGCCATCGCCACGAACAGCACGCCGATCACGAGCAGGAGTACCGGTCCTGCGATTCGCTCGCCAAAGAGCACGCGCACGAAGTCTGACGAGAACCAGACCATGCCGATCGCGCCTGCGATCAGCAGGATCAGCTGCTTGAGGCGAACGCTTCCCGCGACCATCAGGATCGAGAGCGCGATCCCGAGCACGTACGCCCAGTGCAGCGGTCCATCGGGGCCGCTCATGATGTTGGCGACGCCGATGATCGCGCCGAAGGAAGCCAGTCCCCATGCGACGCCCGGTGGCTTGAAGAAGCCGGTGAACGTCCCGATAGTCCAGACGATCGACACCGCAAGCGTGGAGGCGCCGAACAACCACCAGGGGATGTTCGCGTTCATGTCGAAGACGCCGGGCACCATTTCGATGGTCGCGTAGGCGGCAACCCCCAGAGCAAGGTGCGTCATGAAACCGGGCCTTAGTCGCCAGACGATCGCGCCTACGACCAGGGCGGACGCGACGCCGCCCAAGCCCGCCCACGGCTCCGCGGGGTTCCCGAACTCGTACGAGTAGGTCCCGAGACGGGCAGCCGCGATCTGGTAGGCGATGATGCCTCCGGTCACGCCAGAAGCGACGATGCCGACCGAGAGCATGAACTGCTCGAGCCGCTTCGCTCCGGGTGAGCCCTGCCGTCCGATCACGAACCCGCCGATGAGCCCGAGTGCGGTGCCCGCCAGCGTCACACCGAGTCGCCCGGGAAGGCCGAGCTGCTCCCAGAACTGTCCGAGCAGCGCTATCGCGGCGCCGATCGCGAATGCGCCGCCGCCGTAGCCGAGCAGCTCGGCGGGCAGCGGGATGGGCGAGGGGCCGCCGGTGTCGGGCTCGGGTGCCGCGACGGCGGTGGCTGGCTGCGGCGGCGGACCAGTGGGCGGAGCGAGCGCTGTGTCGGGTGCGGTCGACGACGCTTGCGCGGCCGGCGGCGTATCGGCGACCGCGCCCGGAGCCGCCTCGCGTTGCGCCGCGAGCCGTGCGGTCTTCTCGGCAGCGGAGCGGCGCATGACGATGAAGATCGCGCCGCCCACGAAGACGAGTCCGCCGGCCATCATCACGAGCGGACCCGCGATGCTGTTGGGGAAGAGGAACTGCACGAGCGAGTTGGAGAACGTGAGCACACCCGCCGCGCCGAATCCGAGCTCGATGCCGCGGTGCGCCACCACGCCGAAGATCACGAGCGCCGCCGTCGCTGCAAGGCCGACCCACAGCGCCCACATCGCCGGATCACCGTTGCCGCCGTCCTGTATCGCCATCAGTACGCAGCCGCCGATGATGCCGCTTGAGGCGAGCACCTCGGCGGCCTTCTCCGGAGCAAGCTTGCCGGCCAGGCCGAGCGCTCCCCACACGAGTGCGACAACGATCAACGTGAGACCGGCGCCCCACTCGGGGCCGTCGATGGGGATGAGCGGTAGCACCAGCACGCTGCCGATGCCGACGCCCAGTCCGAACGCGAGGTGCTGCATCACCGTGCGGCGACGCCACCAGACCGCACACCCGATGAACGCCGCTGCGGCGAATCCCGCGAACCACGCCCACTCGCCATGCTTGGTTGCGTTGAGGGCGCCCGTGAACTCCCAGGTCGCGATGCCCACACCGGCGGCCAGGCCGGCCACGCCCGCGAACAGCAGGAAGCGCGAGAGCCGCTCGGCGGCCGCGCCCGAGGCGCGTTCCAGGAGGAACCCGCCGATGAGTGCCGCGAGGCCAGCGATCGTAGCCACGCCGATGCGTTCGTACGAGCCGAGCCGCGGCCAGTACTGCACAAGCAGCGCAAACACCGCTGCCAGTGCGAGTGCCCCACCCAGGTAGCCAAGAATCTCGGCGAGCACCGCGATTCGGCGCTCGGGCCGCTCGGCGATCGCAGCGGTGTCAGCGGTATCGCCTGTCGACGAACGCGCCGCTTCAGTCGAGGTCTCTTCAGTCGGTCCGAACTTCATGTCGCCACCCCCATCCGGAGTGTAGGGCTAAATACTCACTCTCGCAGGCCATGGTTCGGTGCGTGCCGCGGTCCACAGGGTGTTCACGTACGAGAGCGCGAAGTGGTTCTGCGCCAGGTGCAGCCAGAACGCGCCGGCATCGGTCAGTTCGAGCGATCCGTTGCGGCGCTCGGCGAGCCCGGCGGTCTGGACCGCGGACAACCAGCGGCGCGCTTTGCCTGCGTCGCCCCCGAGTGCCTCGTCGAGCCCGGCCATGGGGATGCGGGTGTCGTAGAAGCGCCAGTACAGCCACCACCAGCCACCCATCTCGCCTTCGAATGGCATCCGTAGCGCGATCGGCGAATCGCCGCGTTCCAAGGTCGACTCCCACGCATCGAGGTCGAAGGTGTTGAGTGTGAAGCCGTCGGGAAGGTGCGAGCCCGACCCGGGGCCGATCCCGATGTAGCCGTCGCGTGTCACCGAGGAGTAGCGCGGCACGCCCCCGCGCTTGAAGCCCCACACGCTCACGCGCTCGAACCCGTTCGCGGCGCACCAGTCCGAGATCGCGCGGTAGTGGCTGCGACGGGTGGGCAGGTCCGGCATCTTCACGCCTGCGAGGTGCAGGTACTCGCCCACGGCCGTGTAGGGGAACGTGAAGAGCGGGTAGGTGGTGAGCTGGTCGGCGCCGAGCTCGGCTGCACGCTCGAGGTCGGCGACAACGTCGGCGGCGGTCTGGCCCGGCAGCGCGAACATGATGTCGGCGTTGACCGAGGCGAAGTCACTGCTCGCGAGCAGCGTCAGCGCGCGCTCGGCGACGTCGGGGGCGTAGCGGCGCCCAATGGAACGCAGCGCCTCCTCGCGAAACGACTGCACTCCCAGAGACACGAGCGAGACGCCGCATGCGTGCAGCGCGGCGACGGTCTCCTCGGAGACGTCAGCGGGGTTGGTCTCGATGCAGACGTCGCCGGTCACGGTGAAGCGCTCGCGAACGCGCTCGAGGATGCTGCCCACCGCGTCTAGCGCCAGCGTCGGAGTACCGCCACCGATGTAAACGCTCGTGACCTCGGCGGGCCCCACCGTATCGGCCCACCGGTCGACCTCGGTCAGCGCGGCGCGGGTGTAGGGCGCGACCAGCGCGGGATCGTAGGGCACCTTCGTGTACGGGCAGTAGGGGCAGCAGTTGCGGCAGAACGGCACGTGCAGGTAGAGCGACGTACGCTCGACACGGCCCGGCGACCAGCCCGGTTCGGGTGCGACGAACTCCCAGCGCTGCGCGGGCCCGACGAGGTGCCGACGGACCGCCCGTGTGAGGGCGCGCGATGCGCCGTGTCCCGGCGTGCTCACAGGTACCTCGCCATGCCGATAACAGCGCTCGGTCGCAAGCGCTGCGCCGCCGAGAGCTCGGTGCACGCACCGTAGCCGCAGTCGGGACAGACGCTGTCCGGCGCGCGGCAGCACAGCGATTCGCCGCTGGCATCGCCCACGAGCGCGACCGGCATGCGACGCGGCCAGTTGCCGGTCTTGAGCGCGACGAGCCCTGCATGCGAGTTGAGCAGCGGCAGTCCCTCGCGTTTGAGAGTGATGAGCCGGTCGATGACGGGCGCGCGCTCATCGGCGGTGAGGTAGAGCTCGTCGATGCCGTAGTACGGCGTGTGGAAGTAGATCATCACGCCGCGCACGGGCAGTTCGGTCGCGCGCACCCACCGCAGGAACGGCTCCACGCCGCCGGCGGTGAAGCGGTCGACGACGTAGATGACTGCCAATGGCGGGTGAGGTGTGTGGCGAATCGCGTGCTCGACGGTCGCGAAGTGGTCGCCTCGGCGCTTCTCGTAGGTGCCAGGCAGGCCGTCCATGCTCACCCAGACGAGATCGGCGCTGCAGTCGAGCCCGAGCGTGCCGTTCGTGTAGACGTGCACGTGGAAGTAGCCCATGTGCCGAGCGACCTCGATGAGGTTCTCGACGGTGAAGCCCTCGTCGGTCCACAGCATCGGTTCGCCACCGGTGAAGTAGGCCTCTCGGCATCCGCGGTCATACGCCGTGCGCAACCGCTCCGAAACCGCCGAGAAGGACATGTCGCCGGCGCCAAGGTTGGAGACGTGGCACGCGCGGCAGTGAAGGTTGCAGCGGTCGGTGATTGCGATGCCGCAGATGATGGGTTCGAAGGAGCGTCGGACCGCGAAGTTCCACGCGTACGGGACGTACGTGCGCAGCTGGTTCAACATCGCCAAGCCACCGCCCCCGGGGTCGAACGGACTGACACCACGATGGTGTCGCGAACCGTTCGGGTTGTACACGAGTTTGTACCCATATCCAGCACGATATTCTCGGGAGGTGGGGGAGTTGCGCGCTGGCGGAGGGGGTGGGATTCGAACCCACGAGACCCTTGCGGGCCTACTGGTTTTCAAGACCAGGGCATTCAACCACTCTGCCACCCCTCCGTGGCGCGGCAACGCAGAGGATATCACGCGCTCGGACCATGCTGAACAGGCGTGCTACGGCGTCAGTCCGTGGTGCGGGAAGACTGCAGCGCGCGTCTCGGCGATGCGACGAGTGGTGAGTTCGAGCACGGCTGCGGTGCGCTCGGGCGGCGAGTCGAAGGCATCGAGCGCGCCCATACTCGCGGGCGGCTCGAAGCCTTGGCGTTCGCGCACGGCGGCGCGCCACGCCGGCGGGATCTCGTCGGCGACGGCCGCGCCCTGCATCGCCGCCATCACCCACGCCCACGCTCTCGGCACCACGCCCACGACGTGGTAGCCGCCCCCGCCGAGCGCCGCCAGGCGGCCGGCGCAGAGTTCATCGGCCAGCGCGATGATGCCGAGCACGAGCGCGCGGTAGCCCGGCAGCGTCAGCCCCAGGTCGGTCTGGGGGTCGCTGTAATGCGCGTCGACGCCCAGCTGAGCGACGATGAGGTCCGGAGCGAACGCTCGAGCAAGGGGGGCCACGACCTCGTCGAACGCCATCGCGAAGCACTCATCGGTCGCGAATGCCGGCAGTGGGACATTCGCCGAGAACCCCACGCCGTCGCCATAGCCGATCTCCTCGGGAAAGCCGGTGCCCGGGAAGGCGTAGAGGCCGCTCTCGTGGATCGAGACCGTCAGTACGTCGCCCGACGCGGCGAACGCCTCCTGGACGCCGTCGCCGTGGTGCGCATCGATGTCGATATAGAGCACCTTGATGCCGGGGTGCGCTTCTCGCGCGACAGCGATCGCGACCGCCGCGTCGTTGTAGATCGAGAAGCCCGCCGCCCGGCTGCGGTGCGCGTGGTGCATGCCG harbors:
- a CDS encoding acetoin utilization protein AcuC, which gives rise to MNRAALIWDPALADYDLGDGHPLNPLRLTLTVELMEALGLLGEGDVLAPRAATENELLLAHSSGYIEAVHHAGDWGSDFSPMMGLGTEDNPVYPGMHEIAALTAGASMLGVEEVLAGRWLRTFSPAGGMHHAHRSRAAGFSIYNDAAVAIAVAREAHPGIKVLYIDIDAHHGDGVQEAFAASGDVLTVSIHESGLYAFPGTGFPEEIGYGDGVGFSANVPLPAFATDECFAMAFDEVVAPLARAFAPDLIVAQLGVDAHYSDPQTDLGLTLPGYRALVLGIIALADELCAGRLAALGGGGYHVVGVVPRAWAWVMAAMQGAAVADEIPPAWRAAVRERQGFEPPASMGALDAFDSPPERTAAVLELTTRRIAETRAAVFPHHGLTP
- a CDS encoding radical SAM protein, with the protein product MSTPGHGASRALTRAVRRHLVGPAQRWEFVAPEPGWSPGRVERTSLYLHVPFCRNCCPYCPYTKVPYDPALVAPYTRAALTEVDRWADTVGPAEVTSVYIGGGTPTLALDAVGSILERVRERFTVTGDVCIETNPADVSEETVAALHACGVSLVSLGVQSFREEALRSIGRRYAPDVAERALTLLASSDFASVNADIMFALPGQTAADVVADLERAAELGADQLTTYPLFTFPYTAVGEYLHLAGVKMPDLPTRRSHYRAISDWCAANGFERVSVWGFKRGGVPRYSSVTRDGYIGIGPGSGSHLPDGFTLNTFDLDAWESTLERGDSPIALRMPFEGEMGGWWWLYWRFYDTRIPMAGLDEALGGDAGKARRWLSAVQTAGLAERRNGSLELTDAGAFWLHLAQNHFALSYVNTLWTAARTEPWPARVSI
- a CDS encoding radical SAM protein, translated to MAMLNQLRTYVPYAWNFAVRRSFEPIICGIAITDRCNLHCRACHVSNLGAGDMSFSAVSERLRTAYDRGCREAYFTGGEPMLWTDEGFTVENLIEVARHMGYFHVHVYTNGTLGLDCSADLVWVSMDGLPGTYEKRRGDHFATVEHAIRHTPHPPLAVIYVVDRFTAGGVEPFLRWVRATELPVRGVMIYFHTPYYGIDELYLTADERAPVIDRLITLKREGLPLLNSHAGLVALKTGNWPRRMPVALVGDASGESLCCRAPDSVCPDCGYGACTELSAAQRLRPSAVIGMARYL